One segment of Ascaphus truei isolate aAscTru1 unplaced genomic scaffold, aAscTru1.hap1 HAP1_SCAFFOLD_594, whole genome shotgun sequence DNA contains the following:
- the LOC142485413 gene encoding uncharacterized protein LOC142485413 isoform X2, with amino-acid sequence MQLRGLLVLSPTARCTGHQAAHTHTKLLLARGRDVRCPPARTLAHSHHHSFLKDFGARDWLDRFRVSKDTFLYLCDHLRTRLQRPGLTPEEKLGIALWRLACNAQCPLLREMFGVGRKAVYKCVKEVCQALVTVLKPVYLHPPDRQALRDTARIFNARWGFPHCVGAIAKLCIPLPEHANTGGAQSLVLQAAVDGQGLLWDACASFPGGMDSATILENSHLWALAREGGLLAAPREMFLGDARNYFLLGDTSYPLQDWLLKPYLQGSGLSEQQIRYNRRLERARSVAEIALLRLRARWQCLLVPADCPPGQVPTLVLACCVLHNVCEVHERRFDARWLEDVEMVDSPRAPSPHCLSVPINAYAEQIRDAVCGYFERHAEG; translated from the exons CTGTTACTGGCTAGGGGAAGAGATGTCCGTTGCCCCCCAGCTAGGACACTCGCTCACTCTCACCACCACTCCTTCCTGAAGGATTTCGGGGCGCGCGATTGGCTGGACCGGTTCCGCGTATCCAAAGACACCTTCCTCTACCTGTGTGACCATCTGCGCACCCGCCTGCAGCGCCCGGGACTCACCCCTGAGGAGAAGCTGGGCATCGCCTTGTGGAGGCTGGCATGCAACGCTCAATGCCCCCTGCTCCGGGAGATGTTCGGGGTGGGACGCAAGGCCGTATACAAGTGCGTGAAGGAG GTGTGCCAGGCCTTGGTGACCGTCCTGAAGCCTGTATACCTGCACCCGCCTGATCGCCAAGCACTGAGGGACACTGCACGGATCTTCAATGCACGCTGGGGCTTCCCACACTGCGTGGGCGCAATAGCAAAGCTGTGTATTCCCCTGCCTGAGCATGCAAACACAGGTGGTGCCCAGTCGCTGGTACTACAGGCAGCGGTGGACGGGCAGGGCCTCCTGTGGGACGCCTGCGCCAGCTTCCCGGGGGGTATGGACAGCGCCACAATATTGGAGAACTCACACCTGTGGGCGTTGGCACGGGAGGGCGGGCTCCTGGCAGCACCCAGGGAGATGTTCTTGGGTGATGCCCGCAACTACTTCTTGTTGGGCGATACTAGCTACCCGCTGCAGGACTGGTTGCTCAAACCGTACTTGCAGGGGAGCGGGCTAAGTGAGCAGCAGATACGATATAACAGGCGCCTGGAGCGGGCACGCAGCGTGGCAGAGATCGCCCTCCTGCGCCTGCGCGCCCGCTGGCAATGCCTCCTGGTGCCTGCCGACTGTCCACCCGGACAGGTGCCAACACTGGTGCTGGCATGCTGTGTGTTACACAATGTGTGTGAGGTGCACGAGCGGAGGTTTGATGCACGCTGGCTGGAGGATGTGGAGATGGTGGACTCCCCTCGcgccccctcaccccactgcctttCTGTTCCCATCAATGCTTACGCCGAGCAGATACGGGATGCGGTCTGCGGGTACTTTGAGAGGCACGCTGAAGGCTAA